Part of the Granulicella cerasi genome is shown below.
CCTTCGGTGACTACATTCAAGGTCTCACCAACAACGACCCTACATGGAACACCTACGTGTCTCCGAACGGGACTCGCGATTACCCATCTGTGATGGGTTGTGCCTACTGTTACATCAAGGTCGAGTACAACACCGACGACTTCTCCAACAAGCCTGACATCAAGTGCACCATCAAGGGGAAGGCCGTTTACGATCCTCGCACCGGTGAAACTGCCTACAGCGAGAATTGGGCTCTCATCCTCGCGGACATCATCACCAATACCGACTACGGTCTCGGTTCTGTGGTCAATCAAGATCAACTCATCGCCGCCGCAAACATTTGCGATGAACTCGTAGCGACCAACGGAACATATACGACGGTCTATGAGTCGCGATACTCGTGCAACTACACATGGACGCTCGACAAGAGTATCGGTGAAGTTCTCAGCGACATCCTCAACGGTGCTGCCGGTCGAATGTCCTTCATCGATGGCGAATGGTTCTTATTTCCCGGAACCTTCGTTGGGTCATCCGCTTCGTTCGATTCTTCTCAGCTCATAGCCGCGCCGGACTGGTCTTCACAACGCAAATTCAGGGACAAGTGCAACCGCGTTCAAGGTACGTATATTGCCGCGTCCTATCCCTACAACGTCAGCGGCAATGGTTACGACGACACGACGCTCACGCAGGACAACTTCAACCTTGGGTTCCAACCCTGCTCGTACCCGACGTTTGCATGTGACACGAATCACGGCTACGCAGCCGACCAGTATTTAGCCGAAGACAACAACGTCGAGTTGGTTCAGACGCTCGACCTTTCGAGCGTTCTCAGCGTGGCTCAAGCCCAACGTGTCGCGAAGATCTCGCTGCTGCGCAATCGTCAGCAAGGAAGCGGAACACTCGTCTTCGGTGCAGAGGCATTGATCCTTCAACCGAACGATACGTTCACCATGACCTACCCTCAACGTGGCTGGTACGACAAGCTGCTCGAAGTAACGAAGATGGATGTCAGTATCGTGAACGGCGACGGCGGTGCTCCGCAAATTCAGGTTGCATTGTCCGTGCAAGAGACCGACCCGAGCGTCTACGTGTGGAACGCAACCGACGAGCTGAACCTCCACAACGTCGAAGTCTCACCAATTGCTGGCAGCGGTGTCACCTCACCACCAACGAACCTCGTTCTGACCTCATCTTCAGCGACTGCTTTGGTTCAACCTGATGGCACCGTGATCCCTAGGATCGAGTTGACATGGGACACACCTGCTGACGTTCGCGTCACCGGTATCGAAGTGCAATGGCAACTGAAGGGTGCAACCACGTGGAACGATGGCGGTACGGTATCCGTTGCATCGAACGTCGCCTACATCCCTGCGGTGTCTGGTCAGACCTATGACGTGCGTATTCGCTCTGTTCGTTCGGGTGCTCAGTCCGTATGGGTCGAATTGGATGGCTTCACGGCTGGATTGGTATTAGCAACTCAGACGCAGGACGGCTTTGGCATCGGCTCGCTCGTCGGCGAGGCCTATCCGAACAACACAGCGGCGATTGTCTGTATGCCTTTCACCGCGAATGTCGGTCAGCTATCCCTAAGCATCTTTCCCGCTGGCGAGGTCACGATCACAACCGATGGAACGGTTGGTGGTTCAGGTTCCGCGCTCAAGCAACAGACCCTCTATTACGTCTACTACGTCGATCAGAGTTATGTCGGCGGTAATGTCACACCGATAGCCACAACCAACAAGGCCGATTTCCAAGGGAAAATTGGATATTTTCGCGTTGACTCCATCATCACTCCCTACGTGTCGAGCACAGGAACAAGCGGCTCCGCTTTGTATTACCCGTCTTCCTTCAGTGACACCGGCACACGTTCAACCACCAATCCGGGCCAAGCATACGACGGTGACCTCTCGACGTATGCGTATGTCTCTGGTGCCACCACTTCAACGACGTGGACGACCGGCGAAGGAACCTTCCAAGGGTTCCCGAACATCGCTTTGTCATCTACTTCAACGCTCACCATCAACGCCTCCGGAAGGATTGTTGGTGATGGTGGAACCATCGGTGCGACGATCACCTACGGTAGCACCACCGCCACGGTCATCGATGAGACAGCAACGTTCGCGCAGCAAGCCTTCACGGTGACGATCCCAGCCAACACCCCGCTCAACACCATCAGCGTGTACGTCTGGGCTTACTCCGCTGTGAACCTTGACTCGAGTTCTGGTCCTGAACCTGTGACACCCAGCCCCGGTTCCGGTGGCTCAGGTATCGCTTCAGGCGGCACAACGTACGAACCAGCGACTTCATTCCTGAGCCTCTACGAAATCTACGTTCAGGGGTAAATCGATATGCAAATCAGTGACAAGGGCTTGGCATTGACCAAGTCCTTCGAAGGACTGCGCCTCAGAGCCTATCAAGACTCTGCAGGCGTATGGACTATCGGCTACGGCCATACAGGGCCAGACGTACATGAATGCCAGGTCATCACCGAGCCTCAAGCCGAAGCTCTATTGCGCTCCGATATGGCAGCAACTGAGCAGTACGTCTCAGAAGCCGTCACAGTCCCGCTCAATCAAAATCAGTTCGATGCCCTATGCGACTTCGTGTTCAACGTTGGCATCGGCAACTTCCATCATTCAAGCCTGCTCATCACGCTCAACAAAGGCGAATACGATGCTGTTCCTGCCGAGATCATGCAATGGGTCCGCGCAGGAGGAAAGATCATCGATGGTCTTATCCGGCGTCGTCAAGCAGAAGCAACACTATTCAAGGAACCTCACAACTAATCCATGCCATCACTTGAACTCATCACCCATCTCACTGAAGTCATCATCGTTCCTGTCGTTGGCTGGCTCGCAACAACAATCCTCGGCCTCATTAAGAAGACCGACCTGCTGGAACTCAAGTTCCGTGACAACCTCAAAGACGTAGACAAACTCCTCACCACGCAGGAACTCAGTGGCACTCGCCTCACCAAAGTCGAAGAGGCCGTCATCAATCTTGAGAAGCTCTCAGAGAGAAACAACAGCCAATTTGCACTCATCATGCAGAAGCTGGAACAGCTACCACGCTGCATCGCTTTGCTGGAGAGCTACAGCAACAGCATCGAGCACATGGTGCCTCGTTTAGAAGTTGAAGCGAGGCTCAAGAACACCGAAGAGCGTATCAG
Proteins encoded:
- a CDS encoding phage tail protein is translated as FGDYIQGLTNNDPTWNTYVSPNGTRDYPSVMGCAYCYIKVEYNTDDFSNKPDIKCTIKGKAVYDPRTGETAYSENWALILADIITNTDYGLGSVVNQDQLIAAANICDELVATNGTYTTVYESRYSCNYTWTLDKSIGEVLSDILNGAAGRMSFIDGEWFLFPGTFVGSSASFDSSQLIAAPDWSSQRKFRDKCNRVQGTYIAASYPYNVSGNGYDDTTLTQDNFNLGFQPCSYPTFACDTNHGYAADQYLAEDNNVELVQTLDLSSVLSVAQAQRVAKISLLRNRQQGSGTLVFGAEALILQPNDTFTMTYPQRGWYDKLLEVTKMDVSIVNGDGGAPQIQVALSVQETDPSVYVWNATDELNLHNVEVSPIAGSGVTSPPTNLVLTSSSATALVQPDGTVIPRIELTWDTPADVRVTGIEVQWQLKGATTWNDGGTVSVASNVAYIPAVSGQTYDVRIRSVRSGAQSVWVELDGFTAGLVLATQTQDGFGIGSLVGEAYPNNTAAIVCMPFTANVGQLSLSIFPAGEVTITTDGTVGGSGSALKQQTLYYVYYVDQSYVGGNVTPIATTNKADFQGKIGYFRVDSIITPYVSSTGTSGSALYYPSSFSDTGTRSTTNPGQAYDGDLSTYAYVSGATTSTTWTTGEGTFQGFPNIALSSTSTLTINASGRIVGDGGTIGATITYGSTTATVIDETATFAQQAFTVTIPANTPLNTISVYVWAYSAVNLDSSSGPEPVTPSPGSGGSGIASGGTTYEPATSFLSLYEIYVQG
- a CDS encoding lysozyme translates to MQISDKGLALTKSFEGLRLRAYQDSAGVWTIGYGHTGPDVHECQVITEPQAEALLRSDMAATEQYVSEAVTVPLNQNQFDALCDFVFNVGIGNFHHSSLLITLNKGEYDAVPAEIMQWVRAGGKIIDGLIRRRQAEATLFKEPHN